One part of the Larus michahellis chromosome 22, bLarMic1.1, whole genome shotgun sequence genome encodes these proteins:
- the SCN8A gene encoding sodium channel protein type 8 subunit alpha isoform X3 — translation MAARLLAPPGPDSFKPFTPESLANIEKHIAELKKKQRPKQDSSHRDDDEDSKPKPNSDLEAGKNLPFIYGDIPKGLVAVPLEDFDPYYMTQKTFVVLNRGKTLFRFSATPALYILSPFNLFRRIAIKILIHSVFSMIIMCTILTNCVFMTFSNPPEWSKNVEYTFTGIYTFESLVKIIARGFCIDGFTFLRDPWNWLDFSVIMMAYVTEFVDLGNVSALRTFRVLRALKTISVIPGLKTIVGALIQSVKKLSDVMILTVFCLSVFALIGLQLFMGNLRNKCVIWPINVNETFLDNGSKGFDWEEYTNNMSNFYIIPGAPDPLLCGNSSDAGQCPEGYTCMKAGRNPNYGYTSFDTFSWAFLALFRLMTQDFWENLYQLTLRAAGKTYMIFFVLVIFVGSFYLVNLILAVVAMAYEEQNQATLEEAEQKEAEFKAMLEQLKKQQEEAQAAAMVTSAGTVSEDAVEDDGGGRMSRSSSEISKLSSKSAKERRNRRKKRKDKELSEGDEKCDNEKVFKSESEDGMRRKAFRLPDNRLGRKFSIMNQSLLSIPGSPFLSRHNSKSSIFSYKGRFRDPGSENEFADDEHSTVEESEGRRDSLFIPIRGRDRRSSYSGYSGYSQGSRSSRIFPNLRRNVKRNSTVDCNGVVSLIGGPPSSMPGGRLLPEGTTEIEIRKKPGGSLLVSMDQVNASYGRKDRTNSVMTGLTNTLVEELEESQRKCPPCWYKFANTFLIWECHPYWIKLKEIVNLIVMDPFVDLAITICIVLNTLFMAMEHHPMTPEFEHVLSVGNLVFTGIFTAEMFLKLIAMDPYYYFQEGWNIFDGFIVSLSLMELGLADVEGLSVLRSFRLLRVFKLAKSWPTLNMLIKIIGNSVGALGNLTLVLAIIVFIFAVVGMQLFGKSYKECVCKINPECELPRWHMHDFFHSFLIVFRVLCGEWIETMWDCMEVAGQAMCLIVFMMVMVIGNLVVLNLFLALLLSSFSADNLAATDDDGEMNNLQISVIRIKKGIAWTKAKVREFMQAHFKQREADEVKPLDELYDKKVNCIANHTGADINRDIDYQKNGNGTTSGIGSSVEKYIIDEDHMSFINNPNLTVRVPIAVGESDFENLNTEDFSSDTDPDGSKEKLDETSSSEGSTIDIKPEVEEVPVEAPEEYLDPDACFTEGCMQRCKCCQVNIEEGLGKSWWTLRKTCFLIVEHNWFETFIIFMILLSSGALAFEDIYIEQRKTIRTILEYADKVFTYIFILEMLLKWCAYGFVKFFTNAWCWLDFLIVAVVVNALVGAIPSIMNVLLVCLIFWLIFSIMGVNLFAGKYHYCFNETAEERFEIDIVNNKTDCEALMPPNSTEIRWKNVKINFDNVGAGYLALLQVATFKGWMDIMYAAVDSRKQEEQPKYEDNIYMYIYFVIFIIFGSFFTLNLFIGVIIDNFNQQKKKFGGQDIFMTEEQKKYYNAMKKLGSKKPQKPIPRPLNRIQGAVFDFVTQQAFDIVIMMLICLNMVTMMVETDTQSKQMEDILYWINLVFVIFFTCECVLKMFALRHYYFTIGWNIFDFVVVILSIVGMFLAEIIEKYFVSPTLFRVIRLARIGRILRLIKGAKGIRTLLFALMMSLPALFNIGLLLFLVMFIFSIFGMSNFAYVKHEAGIDDMFNFETFGNSMICLFQITTSAGWDGLLLPILNRPPDCDLDKEHPGSGFKGDCGNPSVGIFFFVSYIIISFLIVVNMYIAIILENFSVATEESADPLSEDDFETFYEIWEKFDPDATQFIEYSKLADFADALEHPLRVPKPNTIELIAMDLPMVSGDRIHCLDILFAFTKRVLGDSGELDILRQQMEERFVASNPSKVSYEPITTTLRRKQEEVSAVVIQRAYRARLARRGFISRRPVSTKLENGGTNREKKEGTPSTASLPSYDSVTKPEKEKQQRAEEGRRERAKRQKDVRESKC, via the exons ACCTTTGTAGTACTAAACAGAGGGAAAACACTCTTCCGATTTAGTGCCACACCTGCCTTGTACATTTTAAGTCCTTTTAATCTGTTTAGAAGAATAGCTATTAAAATTTTGATACATTCA GTATTTAGCATGATCATTATGTGCACTATTTTGACCAACTGTGTATTCATGACTTTTAGTAACCCGCCCGAATGGTCGAAGAATGTGGA GTATACATTCACTGGTATCTATACGTTCGAATCACTTGTGAAAATTATTGCCAGAGGTTTCTGTATAGATGGCTTTACTTTCCTACGCGACCCGTGGAACTGGCTAGATTTCAGTGTGATCATGATGGC ATATGTCACAGAGTTTGTGGACCTTGGGAATGTCTCAGCATTGAGAACTTTCAGAGTTCTCCGAGCTTTGAAAACTATCTCTGTTATTCCAG gcCTGAAGACCATTGTGGGTGCCCTAATTCAGTCCGTGAAGAAGCTGTCGGATGTAATGATCTTGACAGTGTTTTGCCTCAGTGTCTTTGCTCTCATCGGGTTGCAGCTCTTTATGGGCAATTTAAGGAACAAGTGTGTGATATGGCCGATTAATGTGAATGAGACTTTCCTGGATAACGGCTCAAAGGGTTTTGACTGGGAGGAATACACCAACAATATGT CAAACTTTTACATAATTCCTGGCGCCCCTGATCCTTTGCTCTGTGGTAACAGCTCGGATGCGGG CCAATGTCCGGAGGGCTACACGTGCATGAAAGCAGGACGGAACCCCAACTACGGTTACACAAGCTTTGACACTTTCAGCTGGGCTTTTCTGGCTTTATTTCGCCTTATGACTCAGGACTTTTGGGAAAACTTGTATCAATTA ACCTTACGAGCAGCAGGAAAAACCTACATGATCTTCTTTGTCTTGGTGATCTTTGTGGGATCGTTCTACCTGGTTAATCTCATTTTGGCTGTGGTGGCTATGGCTTACGAAGAGCAGAACCAGGCCACGCTGGAGGAGGCGGAGCAGAAAGAGGCGGAATTTAAGGCCATGTTGGAGCaactgaaaaagcagcaggaagaagcACAG GCTGCCGCCATGGTCACTTCGGCAGGGACCGTCTCTGAGGATGCTGTGGAAGACGACGGTGGGGGGAGGATGTCTCGGAGCTCTTCTGAGATTTCCAAACTCAGTTCCAAGAGCGCCAAGGAGCGTCGAAACCGAAGGAAAAAGCGAAAGGACAAGGAACTGTCAGAAGGAGATGAGAAGTGTGACAATGAGAAGGTGTTTAAGTCGGAGTCTGAGGATGGCATGAGGAGGAAAGCATTCAGGCTACCAGATAACAGGCTAGGAAGGAAGTTTTCCATCATGAACCAG tctctcctcAGCATCCCAGGGTCCCCTTTTCTCTCCCGACACAACAGCAAGAGCAGCATCTTCAGCTACAAGGGGCGGTTTCGTGACCCGGGTTCGGAGAACGAGTTTGCGGATGACGAGCACAGCACCGTGGAGGAAAGCGAAGGCAGGAGAGATTCCCTCTTCATCCCCATCCGCGGCCGCGACCGCCGGAGCAGCTACAGTGGCTACAGCGGCTACAGCCAAGGCAGCCGCTCCTCGCGGATCTTCCCCAACCTCCGCCGAAACGTGAAGAGGAACAGCACGGTGGACTGCAACGGCGTGGTGTCCCTCATCGGCGGCCCGCCTTCCAGCATGCCCGGGGGACGCCTTCTGCCTGAG GGTACTACTGAAATCGAAATCAGAAAGAAGCCTGGCGGGTCTCTCCTGGTCTCGATGGATCAGGTGAACGCATCCTATGGAAGAAAGGATCGAACCAACAGTGTAATGACGGGGTTGACAAATACCCTTGTTGAGG agctggaggagtCCCAGAGGAAGTGTCCCCCTTGCTGGTACAAATTTGCCAACACGTTCTTGATCTGGGAATGCCACCCGTACTGGATCAAGCTGAAGGAGATCGTGAACTTAATTGTCATGGATCCTTTTGTTGACTTGGCCATCACCATCTGTATTGTGCTGAACACTTTGTTCATGGCAATGGAGCACCATCCTATGACCCCAGAGTTTGAGCACGTGCTCTCCGTAGGAAATCTG GTTTTCACTGGAATTTTCACAGCAGAAATGTTCCTGAAGCTCATCGCCATGGATCCCTACTATTATTTCCAAGAAGGCTGGAACATCTTTGATGGATTTATTGTCTCCCTCAGTTTAATGGAACTGGGTCTGGCAGATGTGGAAGGACTTTCTGTGCTGCGATCTTTCCGATTG ctgaggGTCTTCAAACTGGCCAAGTCCTGGCCCACTCTGAACATGCTGATAAAAATCATCGGTAACTCAGTGGGTGCTTTGGGGAACTTGACCTTGGTGCTAGCCATCATCGTGTTCATCTTTGCTGTGGTGGGCATGCAGCTCTTCGGCAAAAGCTACAAGGAGTGTGTCTGCAAGATCAATCCGGAGTGTGAGCTACCCCGCTGGCACATGCACGATTTCTTCCACTCCTTCCTTATTGTCTTCCGTGTGTTGTGTGGGGAATGGATTGAGACCATGTGGGATTGTATGGAAGTAGCAGGACAGGCCATGTGCTTGATTGTCTTCATGATGGTCATGGTCATCGGAAACTTAGTG GTGCTGAACCTGTTCTTAGCTTTGCTACTGAGCTCCTTCAGTGCGGACAACTTGGCAGCAACAGATGACGACGGGGAGATGAACAACCTGCAGATTTCTGTTATTCGCATCAAGAAGGGCATTGCCTGGACGAAGGCGAAAGTGCGGGAGTTCATGCAGGCTCATTTCAAGCAGAGAGAGGCAGATGAGGTCAAACCCTTGGATGAATTGTACGACAAGAAGGTGAACTGCATTGCTAACCATACGGGGGCTGATATCAACAGAGACATTGATTATCAGAAGAATGGCAATGGCACGACGAGTGGAATTGGGAGCAGTGTGGAGAAGTATATCATAGATGAAGATCACATGTCCTTCATCAATAACCCCAACCTCACTGTCCGGGTGCCTATTGCTGTAGGGGAATCGGATTTTGAAAATCTCAACACAGAAGATTTCAGCAGCGATACAGATCCCGATGGCAGCAAAGAG AAACTCGACGAGACCAGCTCCTCTGAAGGTAGCACCATTGATATAAAGCCTGAAGTGGAAGAAGTCCCTGTGGAGGCACCGGAGGAGTATCTGGACCCTGACGCGTGCTTCACAGAAG GTTGCATGCAGCGCTGCAAATGTTGCCAGGTCAATATCGAGGAAGGGCTGGGGAAGTCTTGGTGGACCTTGAGGAAGACTTGTTTTCTGATTGTGGAGCACAACTGGTTTGAGACTTTCATCATCTTTATGATCCTGCTGAGCAGCGGTGCTCTG GCTTTCGAGGATATTTACATAGAACAGAGGAAAACCATCCGGACCATCCTGGAGTACGCGGACAAGGTCTTCACTTACATTTTCATCCTGGAGATGTTGCTGAAATGGTGTGCTTACGGATTCGTCAAGTTCTTCACGAATGCCTGGTGCTGGCTGGATTTCCTCATTGTGGCT GTGGTTGTCAACGCCTTGGTTGGCGCTATCCCTTCCATTATGAATGTGTTGTTGGTCTGCCTTATCTTCTGGCTGATTTTCAGCATTATGGGGGTTAACCTGTTTGCCGGGAAATATCATTACTGCTTTAATGAAACAGCTGAGGAGCGCTTTGAAATAGATATTGTTAACAACAAGACAGACTGCGAAGCGCTGATGCCACCCAACTCCACTGAGATTCGATGGAAGAACGTGAAAATTAACTTTGACAACGTTGGGGCAGGATATCTGGCTCTTCTGCAAGTT GCCACTTTCAAGGGCTGGATGGACATCATGTATGCCGCGGTGGACTCCAGAAAG CAAGAAGAGCAACCCAAGTACGAGGACAACATTTACATGTACATATATTTTGTTATCTTCATTATCTTCGGCTCCTTTTTCACCCTGAACTTGTTCATTGGTGTCATCATTGACAACTTCaatcaacaaaagaaaaag TTTGGAGGTCAAGATATTTTCAtgacagaagaacaaaagaagTACTATAATGCCATGAAAAAACTGGGTTCAAAGAAACCTCAGAAACCTATTCCCCGACCTCTG AACCGCATCCAAGGAGCTGTCTTTGACTTTGTTACTCAGCAAGCATTTGATATAGTCATCATGATGCTCATTTGCCTCAACATGGTGACCATGATGGTGGAGACGGACACACAAAGCAAGCAGATGGAGGACATCCTTTACTGGATCAACCTGGTGTTTGTCATCTTCTTCACCTGTGAGTGTGTGCTGAAGATGTTCGCCTTGCGGCACTATTATTTCACCATCGGGTGGAACATTTTTGACTTCGTGGTTGTGATTCTGTCCATCGTGG GAATGTTCCTGGCTGAAATCATTGAGAAGTATTTTGTGTCACCCACTCTATTCCGAGTCATCCGACTGGCTCGCATTGGACGTATCCTGCGTTTGATCAAAGGAGCCAAAGGGATCCGCACTTTGCTTTTTGCCTTAATGATGTCCTTGCCTGCCTTGTTCAACATTGGCCTCTTGCTGTTCTTGGTCATGTTCATCTTCTCCATCTTTGGCATGTCAAACTTTGCCTACGTCAAGCATGAGGCTGGCATAGACGATATGTTCAACTTTGAGACCTTTGGCAACAGCATGATCTGCTTGTTCCAGATCACCACATCAGCTGGCTGGGATGGGCTCCTGCTGCCAATCCTAAACCGGCCTCCAGACTGCGACCTGGACAAGGAGCATCCTGGGAGTGGTTTTAAGGGGGATTGTGGGAACCCCTCAGTggggatatttttctttgtgaGTTATATCATCATCTCCTTCCTGATCGTGGTCAACATGTACATTGCCATCATCCTGGAGAACTTCAGCGTGGCGACAGAGGAGAGCGCAGATCCACTAAGTGAGGACGACTTTGAGACCTTCTACGAGATCTGGGAAAAGTTCGACCCTGACGCCACCCAGTTCATAGAGTACAGCAAGCTCGCAGACTTTGCTGATGCTCTGGAACATCCTCTCCGCGTCCCCAAACCCAACACCATCGAACTCATCGCCATGGACCTGCCTATGGTAAGTGGAGACAGGATCCACTGTTTAGACATCCTGTTTGCCTTCACCAAACGCGTCCTGGGGGACAGTGGAGAGCTGGATATCCTGAGACAGCAGATGGAGGAAAGATTCGTGGCGTCCAACCCTTCCAAAGTGTCTTATGAGCCTATCACAACGACGCTCCGGCGTAAGCAGGAAGAAGTTTCGGCGGTGGTCATCCAGAGGGCTTACAGGGCTCGTTTAGCACGACGGGGCTTTATTAGCCGAAGGCCTGTCTCCACAAAACTGGAAAATGGAGGAAcgaacagggagaaaaaggaaggcaCCCCATCTACCGCGTCCCTCCCCTCGTACGACAGCGTCACCAAGCCCGAGAAGGAGAAACAGCAACGGGCGGAGGAAGGAAGACGAGAAAGAGCGAAAAGACAAAAAGACGTCAGGGAATCCAAGTGTTGa